A stretch of the Archangium violaceum genome encodes the following:
- a CDS encoding endonuclease domain-containing protein: MLSGSGAAWLTSAARVAARLCDAVPSLIVALQVDRPTVDAYLHGGESQAMALVREGLLELDTPSAEELKRRLETLGVKSTETLSGSLARLAADGVTDEVLTRYGEAARELEAASKQPEAADRARSSAERFLLALLDSLPATQGLFENNERAEFRINNRPVEVDFLCRRLRVAIEVDGYYHFQDPEAYRRDRRKDLGLQRHGYLVLRFLANDVVARLEEIRDTILEVVSLRRDAPGGPAPRREDADGGA, encoded by the coding sequence ATGCTCTCCGGTTCCGGCGCCGCCTGGCTGACGAGCGCCGCACGCGTGGCGGCCAGGCTCTGTGATGCCGTGCCCTCGCTCATCGTGGCCCTCCAGGTGGATCGGCCCACAGTCGACGCCTACCTGCACGGGGGCGAGAGCCAGGCCATGGCCCTGGTGCGTGAAGGACTGCTGGAGCTCGACACGCCCTCCGCCGAGGAGCTGAAGCGGCGGCTGGAGACACTCGGAGTCAAATCCACTGAGACACTCTCCGGCTCGCTGGCCCGGCTGGCCGCCGATGGCGTCACGGACGAGGTGCTGACCCGTTACGGGGAGGCAGCCCGTGAGCTGGAAGCCGCCTCCAAACAGCCCGAGGCCGCGGACCGGGCGCGCAGCTCCGCCGAGCGCTTCCTGCTCGCACTGCTCGACTCCCTCCCCGCCACCCAGGGCCTCTTCGAGAACAACGAGCGCGCCGAGTTCCGCATCAACAACCGGCCCGTGGAGGTGGACTTCCTCTGTCGCCGGCTGCGCGTCGCCATCGAGGTCGACGGCTACTACCACTTCCAGGATCCCGAGGCCTACCGCCGCGACCGGCGCAAGGATCTGGGACTCCAACGGCACGGCTACCTCGTGCTCCGCTTCCTCGCCAATGACGTGGTGGCGCGGCTCGAGGAAATCCGCGACACTATCTTAGAAGTCGTCTCGCTCCGGCGTGATGCCCCAGGGGGGCCAGCGCCACGTAGGGAGGATGCAGATGGAGGGGCATGA
- a CDS encoding TetR/AcrR family transcriptional regulator, giving the protein MTRGDLIAAARKLFTERSYAETSTPEIATAAGVTRGALYHHFEDKQALFRAVVEHEAQAVAEEIERATPPALSVRRALLAGADAYLAAMAVPGRTRLLLLDGPAVLGRTEMDAMDLRHAGRTLREGLAAAMREGAIAEGPVDALTGLLSAAFDRAALAIDSGASATDYRSAIVALVEGLLSTRKR; this is encoded by the coding sequence GTGACGCGTGGAGACCTGATCGCGGCCGCGCGCAAGCTCTTCACGGAGCGGTCCTATGCCGAGACCAGCACGCCCGAGATCGCCACCGCAGCGGGAGTGACCCGGGGCGCGCTGTACCATCACTTCGAGGACAAGCAGGCGCTCTTCCGCGCTGTGGTCGAGCACGAGGCGCAGGCCGTCGCGGAGGAGATCGAACGTGCCACGCCGCCAGCGCTCTCGGTGCGCCGAGCGCTGCTTGCTGGAGCGGATGCCTATCTCGCGGCGATGGCAGTGCCAGGGCGCACGCGGCTGCTGCTCCTCGACGGTCCAGCGGTGCTCGGCCGCACGGAGATGGACGCGATGGATCTCCGTCACGCAGGCCGCACGCTGCGCGAGGGACTGGCCGCGGCGATGCGTGAAGGCGCTATCGCCGAGGGGCCAGTCGACGCGCTGACGGGACTCTTGTCGGCTGCGTTCGACCGCGCGGCGCTGGCCATCGACTCGGGAGCGTCCGCCACGGACTACCGGAGCGCCATCGTCGCTCTCGTCGAAGGGCTTCTCTCCACGCGAAAGCGCTGA
- a CDS encoding VOC family protein, which produces MKTSAYYPVLLAPDVAQAARFYVTHFRFKPLFESDWYVHLQSAEDPSVNLGIVRNDHETIPPEGRGRTSSLLLNFEVDDPDEVYARVQAANLPILRTLRDEPFGQRHFITADPNGVMIDVIKPIPPTAEFAAQYADEALPR; this is translated from the coding sequence ATGAAGACCAGCGCTTACTACCCCGTGTTGCTGGCCCCCGACGTGGCCCAGGCCGCGCGCTTCTACGTCACGCACTTCCGATTCAAGCCGTTGTTCGAGAGCGACTGGTACGTCCACCTGCAATCGGCCGAGGACCCGAGCGTCAATCTCGGCATCGTCCGGAACGATCACGAGACGATCCCCCCAGAGGGGCGCGGAAGGACCTCCAGCCTGCTCCTCAACTTCGAGGTGGACGATCCGGACGAAGTCTACGCGCGCGTCCAGGCGGCGAACCTACCGATCCTCCGGACGCTGCGCGACGAGCCGTTCGGGCAGCGCCACTTCATCACCGCGGATCCGAATGGAGTCATGATCGACGTGATCAAGCCCATCCCGCCGACGGCTGAGTTCGCCGCGCAGTACGCCGACGAGGCGCTGCCGCGCTGA
- the gshB gene encoding glutathione synthase yields MAALTFGFLMDPLETVRVDHDSTFALMLEAQRRGHQVRYFEQPWLRFSGSCAESRMRTVTVRREPGKHFDILDEQVRPISSLDVLFMRKDPPVDADFIQATQLVELCNGKAPVFINNPTGIRDANEKLFGLRFPELMPETLIARELAVLAQFVARHPQGTILKPVEGFGGQGIVFLQPGDRNTRSLLEVLTLGGRKAIVAQAYLPESRQGDKRIILVDGEPQGAVLRVPAQDDHRGNMAAGGTPVKTQLTAREREICAQLKPSLQERGLYLVGIDVIGDWLTEVNVTSPTGIAEIDKLDNTNVEAKVIDVAERLVGERR; encoded by the coding sequence ATGGCCGCGCTCACCTTTGGCTTCCTCATGGATCCGCTCGAGACGGTCCGGGTGGACCACGACTCCACCTTCGCCCTCATGCTCGAAGCCCAGCGCCGCGGCCATCAGGTGCGCTACTTCGAGCAGCCCTGGCTGCGCTTCAGCGGCTCCTGTGCCGAGTCGCGCATGCGCACCGTCACCGTGCGTCGCGAGCCCGGCAAACACTTCGACATCCTCGACGAGCAGGTCCGCCCCATCTCGAGTCTCGACGTCCTGTTCATGCGTAAGGACCCACCCGTCGACGCTGACTTCATCCAGGCCACCCAGCTCGTCGAGCTGTGTAACGGCAAGGCCCCCGTCTTCATCAACAACCCCACCGGCATCCGCGACGCCAACGAGAAGCTCTTCGGCCTGCGCTTCCCCGAGCTCATGCCCGAGACGCTCATCGCCCGCGAGCTCGCCGTGCTCGCCCAGTTCGTCGCCCGCCACCCCCAGGGCACCATCCTCAAGCCCGTCGAGGGCTTCGGCGGCCAGGGCATTGTCTTCCTCCAGCCCGGTGACCGGAACACCCGCTCGCTGCTCGAGGTCCTCACGCTCGGTGGGCGCAAGGCCATCGTCGCCCAGGCCTACCTCCCCGAGAGCCGTCAGGGTGACAAGCGCATCATCCTCGTCGACGGCGAGCCCCAGGGCGCCGTGCTTCGCGTCCCCGCGCAGGATGACCACCGCGGCAACATGGCCGCGGGTGGCACTCCCGTGAAGACGCAGCTCACCGCGCGCGAGCGGGAGATCTGTGCCCAGCTCAAGCCCTCGCTCCAGGAGCGCGGCCTGTACCTCGTGGGCATCGACGTCATCGGCGACTGGCTCACCGAGGTGAACGTCACCAGCCCCACGGGCATCGCGGAGATCGACAAGCTGGACAACACCAACGTCGAGGCGAAGGTCATCGACGTCGCCGAGCGGCTCGTGGGCGAGCGGCGGTAA
- a CDS encoding antibiotic biosynthesis monooxygenase family protein: MKRPLAAALLSFSVAACGGSESPPPPKEPPPELPSDDGCKRDAMEPDFQSSPLQGPGVDAQGRLAPGTYIMSSTYLRMGHSQEAQAEFERLSGPIDQTLQQQQGLVAVQFAQSTRCNTKRTFTVWKDEEAMYQFVGSPAHSQAIARVSLVSRGGSSVTSWQDDERGASWEKALQQLAAETGPTY; encoded by the coding sequence ATGAAGCGTCCCCTCGCAGCAGCGCTGCTCTCTTTCTCTGTCGCCGCATGTGGCGGTTCGGAGTCCCCGCCGCCCCCGAAAGAGCCACCCCCTGAGCTCCCCAGTGACGACGGCTGCAAGCGCGACGCGATGGAGCCCGACTTCCAATCCAGTCCCCTCCAGGGCCCGGGGGTCGACGCCCAGGGTAGGCTCGCGCCCGGTACCTACATCATGAGCAGCACCTACCTGCGCATGGGGCACTCACAGGAAGCCCAAGCGGAGTTCGAGCGGCTCTCGGGCCCCATCGACCAGACCCTCCAGCAGCAACAGGGGCTCGTGGCGGTCCAGTTCGCTCAATCCACGCGCTGCAACACGAAACGCACGTTCACCGTCTGGAAGGACGAAGAAGCCATGTACCAGTTCGTCGGCAGCCCCGCGCACTCGCAGGCCATCGCTCGCGTGAGCCTGGTGAGCCGCGGCGGCAGCAGCGTGACGAGCTGGCAGGACGATGAGCGCGGAGCGAGCTGGGAGAAGGCGCTCCAGCAGCTCGCCGCGGAGACGGGTCCCACCTACTAG
- a CDS encoding LytR/AlgR family response regulator transcription factor, which produces MRILVVDDEEPARRRLIRLLGGIPGTEVVGEAGDGEEALRQVETLHPELLLLDIRMPGLDGLSLAQRYTDLPPLIFITAYDEYAVQAFEVSAVDYLLKPVRPERLMAAVERARQRLLATKEAATRALEVVVRRGGPSTRIITVTRGVSRFFDARDITRFWSSDKYTLFRADQDEHCTEEPLSLLEERLRAHGFLRVHRGELIRLGSVKALRSNEGIHEVELEDGQSARVSRRSLSAVKAALGLKQ; this is translated from the coding sequence ATGAGGATCCTGGTCGTCGACGACGAGGAACCAGCGCGCAGGCGGCTGATCCGCCTGTTGGGAGGCATCCCGGGCACCGAGGTCGTGGGAGAGGCCGGGGATGGGGAGGAGGCGCTCCGGCAGGTGGAGACGCTGCACCCCGAGCTCCTGCTGCTCGACATCCGGATGCCCGGGCTGGATGGGCTCTCGCTCGCGCAGCGCTACACGGATCTGCCGCCGCTCATCTTCATCACCGCCTACGACGAGTACGCCGTGCAGGCCTTCGAGGTGAGCGCGGTCGACTACCTGCTCAAGCCCGTGCGGCCCGAGCGGCTCATGGCCGCCGTGGAGCGCGCACGCCAGCGGCTCCTCGCGACGAAGGAGGCGGCGACCCGAGCGCTGGAGGTGGTGGTCCGTCGCGGGGGGCCATCGACTCGCATCATCACCGTCACACGCGGGGTGAGCCGCTTCTTCGATGCCCGCGACATCACGCGCTTCTGGAGCAGCGACAAATACACGCTCTTCCGCGCGGACCAGGACGAGCACTGCACCGAGGAGCCGTTGTCCCTGCTCGAGGAGCGGTTGCGCGCCCATGGCTTCCTGCGCGTGCACCGGGGGGAGTTGATCCGCCTCGGCAGCGTGAAGGCCCTGCGTAGCAACGAGGGCATCCACGAGGTCGAGCTCGAGGATGGCCAGTCCGCGCGGGTGAGCCGTCGCTCCCTGTCCGCGGTGAAGGCGGCGCTGGGTCTCAAGCAGTAG
- a CDS encoding sensor histidine kinase, whose amino-acid sequence MERPSASSRSSRLALIPPGGGDLLPRELPWLYPIAPLAAAPLLLGNLFELPLDTALLRIVGVYVPFLVLSAAFHALYFWVLPKVVPRLSTPLARGTLHVVVTTTVPLLLAPSILELKGLLFKRMTDPVGVALPKFALESIIISWIYILPALVVQRLRNKAWNVERMAQLERQAALEAQLKALQGRTNPHFLFNSINTVASLIPENPELAERTLERMADLFRYALDSSKTRLVTLQREVEMVRDYLEIQSARYGSRLSTRVEFDERAAGLEVPPLILQPLVENAILHGMAHRRSGSVLVRVRHEGERVSLEVLDDGPGPGASEHRGSQTSVEDLRERLHLLYGERGVLALETAPGGGCIARMAIPVEGAAA is encoded by the coding sequence ATGGAGAGGCCTTCCGCCAGCAGCCGAAGCAGCCGTCTCGCGCTCATCCCACCGGGCGGGGGAGACCTCCTGCCTCGCGAGTTGCCCTGGCTCTACCCGATCGCGCCGCTCGCGGCCGCGCCGCTGCTCCTCGGGAACCTCTTCGAGCTGCCCCTGGACACCGCGCTCCTGCGCATCGTGGGGGTCTACGTTCCCTTCCTCGTGCTCTCGGCCGCCTTCCACGCGCTCTACTTCTGGGTGCTGCCCAAGGTGGTGCCACGCCTGAGCACCCCCCTGGCTCGCGGCACGCTGCACGTCGTCGTCACGACGACGGTTCCGCTCCTGCTCGCCCCGAGCATCCTCGAGCTCAAGGGGCTGCTCTTCAAGAGGATGACCGATCCGGTGGGAGTGGCGCTGCCCAAGTTCGCCCTCGAGAGCATCATCATCTCGTGGATCTACATCCTCCCGGCGCTCGTCGTGCAGCGCCTGCGGAACAAGGCCTGGAACGTCGAGCGCATGGCGCAGCTGGAGCGGCAGGCCGCGCTCGAGGCCCAGCTCAAGGCGCTCCAGGGCCGCACGAACCCGCACTTCTTGTTCAACAGCATCAACACGGTGGCGAGCCTCATCCCCGAGAACCCCGAGCTCGCGGAGCGCACCCTCGAGCGCATGGCCGATCTCTTCCGCTATGCGCTCGACAGCTCGAAGACACGGCTCGTCACGCTCCAGCGCGAGGTGGAGATGGTGCGTGACTATCTGGAGATCCAATCCGCGCGGTACGGCTCGCGTCTGAGCACGCGGGTCGAGTTCGACGAACGCGCCGCCGGGCTCGAAGTCCCGCCGCTCATCCTGCAACCCCTGGTGGAGAACGCGATCCTGCATGGCATGGCCCACCGGCGCAGCGGCAGCGTGCTCGTCCGCGTGCGACACGAGGGGGAGAGGGTCTCCCTCGAGGTGCTCGACGATGGGCCGGGGCCCGGTGCCTCGGAGCACCGCGGAAGCCAGACGAGCGTGGAGGACCTCCGCGAGCGCCTGCACCTGCTCTATGGGGAGCGCGGAGTGCTCGCCCTGGAGACGGCACCGGGGGGAGGCTGCATCGCGCGGATGGCCATTCCGGTGGAGGGCGCGGCGGCATGA
- a CDS encoding TAXI family TRAP transporter solute-binding subunit produces MQKDTFREQFRRALRRDMWLTLAPVTLIIAAAFAVTFYFVKPAPPKTLVLAVAPDEGGFRYFAKRYQEFLARHGVTLELRTTKGSLSNVELLADDQAQVDVAFVQSGALRGDKDTRIVSLGSLSYVPLWVFYRGEPIDDVIGLRGRRIAIGPAESGTRALALTLLKANGADTAPTELLPFERDEAINQLKEGRIDAVFLVAPAESPPIQKLAAVPGVRLLSFTRADAYTRRFPYLSKHVLPRGVFDFAADIPDHDVVLLSPTANLVARDTLHPALAYLLMRTASEIHSSSGLLDRAGEFPAPLETGFPLSSEARRYYQTGAPLLQRYLPFWAANLVDRLWVMLVPIIAVLVPLGRAVPALLLWRVRSRIFRWYARLKELEIQLEENPDRPMLEDMMKRLDETEREVNRIPIPLSYAENLYFFREHIDIVRRRIARRLTGAPELEGARTPLVS; encoded by the coding sequence ATGCAGAAGGACACGTTCAGGGAACAGTTCCGGCGCGCATTGCGGCGCGACATGTGGCTCACGCTCGCGCCCGTGACCCTCATCATCGCCGCGGCGTTCGCCGTCACGTTCTACTTCGTCAAACCCGCCCCTCCGAAGACGCTCGTCCTCGCAGTGGCCCCGGACGAGGGCGGCTTCCGGTACTTCGCGAAGCGCTACCAGGAGTTCCTCGCACGGCACGGCGTCACGTTGGAGCTGCGCACGACGAAGGGCTCCCTCTCCAATGTCGAGCTGCTCGCCGACGACCAGGCCCAGGTTGATGTCGCCTTCGTGCAGAGCGGCGCGCTGCGTGGGGACAAGGACACTCGCATTGTGTCGCTCGGGAGCCTCTCGTATGTGCCCCTGTGGGTCTTCTATCGGGGCGAGCCGATCGACGATGTCATTGGGCTGCGCGGCCGGCGCATCGCCATCGGGCCCGCCGAGAGCGGAACGCGTGCGCTCGCCCTCACGCTCCTCAAGGCCAATGGCGCCGACACGGCTCCCACGGAGCTCCTGCCGTTCGAGCGTGACGAGGCCATCAACCAGCTCAAGGAAGGACGCATCGACGCGGTGTTCCTCGTGGCGCCAGCGGAGTCACCGCCGATCCAGAAGCTCGCCGCGGTGCCCGGGGTGCGGCTCCTCAGCTTCACGCGGGCGGATGCCTACACCCGCCGCTTCCCGTACCTCTCCAAGCACGTACTCCCCCGGGGCGTCTTCGACTTCGCGGCGGACATCCCGGACCACGACGTGGTGTTGCTCTCGCCCACCGCGAACCTGGTGGCGCGCGACACGCTACACCCCGCGCTCGCGTACCTGCTCATGCGCACCGCGAGTGAGATCCACAGCAGCTCCGGGCTGCTCGATCGGGCGGGTGAGTTCCCCGCGCCGCTCGAGACGGGCTTCCCGCTCAGTAGCGAAGCCCGCCGCTACTACCAGACCGGTGCTCCGCTCCTGCAACGCTACCTGCCGTTCTGGGCCGCGAACCTGGTTGACCGGCTCTGGGTGATGCTCGTGCCCATCATCGCCGTGCTGGTTCCCCTGGGGCGGGCCGTGCCGGCGCTGCTCCTGTGGCGCGTCCGCTCGCGCATCTTCCGCTGGTACGCGCGCCTGAAGGAGCTCGAAATCCAGCTCGAGGAGAATCCGGATCGGCCGATGCTCGAGGACATGATGAAGCGGCTGGATGAGACGGAGCGCGAGGTGAACCGCATCCCCATTCCCCTCTCGTACGCCGAGAACCTCTACTTCTTCCGCGAGCACATCGACATCGTCCGCCGGCGCATCGCCCGGCGGCTCACGGGAGCGCCCGAGCTCGAGGGAGCCCGGACACCGCTGGTCAGCTGA
- a CDS encoding AbfB domain-containing protein, whose protein sequence is MRHIKSARIARMFSLVAAVSLTGCVIEDSDDPTPGVETWCRSLEGSSSGVIPLGNERGSFLSLESYAFPGYYIRHASGRGVLSVIVSDRDMDEATFRIVPGLADGRCISFEARSQPGSYLTQDDTDIVLAAWRSDPRFLEDATFCPRPGLADPDHISFESCSDRGEFINQYDGLLFVNEGYGWEYEEDATFTLDYPWSP, encoded by the coding sequence ATGCGTCACATCAAGTCCGCGCGGATCGCGCGCATGTTCTCACTGGTCGCGGCGGTGTCCCTCACGGGGTGCGTCATCGAGGATTCGGACGACCCGACTCCCGGAGTGGAGACGTGGTGCCGCTCCCTGGAGGGCTCCTCCAGCGGGGTCATCCCCCTCGGAAACGAGCGGGGCTCCTTCCTCTCCCTGGAGTCGTATGCCTTCCCTGGCTACTACATCCGTCACGCCAGCGGCCGTGGGGTGCTCTCGGTCATCGTGTCCGACCGGGACATGGATGAGGCCACGTTCCGGATCGTCCCGGGCCTGGCCGACGGCCGGTGCATCTCCTTCGAGGCCAGGAGCCAACCCGGGTCCTACTTGACGCAGGACGATACGGATATCGTCCTGGCCGCGTGGCGCTCCGACCCGCGCTTCCTTGAGGACGCCACCTTCTGCCCCAGGCCCGGTCTGGCGGACCCCGATCACATCAGCTTCGAGTCCTGCAGCGACCGGGGCGAGTTCATCAACCAGTACGACGGCCTCTTGTTCGTCAACGAGGGGTACGGGTGGGAGTACGAGGAGGACGCGACCTTCACGCTCGATTACCCCTGGTCGCCCTGA
- a CDS encoding AAA family ATPase, which yields MNKLTKLTIKKFRNVAPTTLEFRSGINVLLGKNAAGKTTLLRLLSAVVGAPEQALKDDALDVSYRIASESIDIEHTVKKTRVEDPALPLDPGRPLKEDLSSLQRTDSFVLEKNGVATVRADVLPNEIVLERADKQTRVESQFPAAPILSLYFALKKDREDSGSKELAEAVLLAQILSAGRMDESLDLFNNLLELEIKIRGSGVRISANRPTIPRSISQMTFESIPESTSATFPLAFLDRASHVLGYDSASARFDIERLSPEPSRQTVRLSNLRFFFKRPGEEVSHDLLSYGQKRLLAFFAHADASRDLIIADELVNGLHHEWISACLDEIGERQAFLTSQNPLLLDFLRFDSVDEVRRTFILCERASGEAGAQLIWRNPTHEEAESFFLAYQTGIQRVSDILLTKGLW from the coding sequence ATGAACAAGCTGACGAAGCTCACGATCAAGAAGTTCAGGAACGTTGCTCCGACGACGCTCGAGTTCCGTTCTGGTATCAATGTGCTCCTCGGCAAGAACGCGGCCGGAAAGACGACCCTCCTTCGCTTGCTGTCCGCCGTAGTGGGAGCCCCAGAACAGGCACTCAAGGACGACGCGCTCGATGTGAGCTACCGCATCGCCAGTGAGTCGATCGACATCGAGCACACGGTCAAAAAGACGCGGGTCGAAGATCCGGCCCTCCCGCTCGATCCGGGCCGGCCACTGAAAGAAGACCTCTCCAGTCTTCAGCGAACCGACTCATTCGTCCTTGAGAAAAATGGCGTGGCCACCGTGAGAGCCGACGTGCTGCCAAACGAGATCGTGCTCGAAAGGGCAGATAAGCAAACGCGTGTAGAGTCTCAGTTTCCGGCGGCACCAATTCTATCGTTATATTTTGCTTTGAAGAAGGACAGAGAGGACTCTGGATCGAAGGAGTTGGCGGAGGCGGTCCTTTTAGCGCAAATATTAAGCGCAGGCCGCATGGATGAAAGCCTCGATTTATTCAATAATTTGCTTGAGCTTGAAATAAAAATCAGAGGTTCTGGCGTCAGAATCTCGGCAAATCGTCCAACAATCCCGCGATCAATTTCCCAAATGACGTTTGAGTCAATACCCGAAAGCACATCTGCTACGTTTCCCCTAGCATTTCTTGATCGTGCCTCCCATGTGCTCGGTTATGACTCCGCGAGCGCGCGCTTCGATATCGAGCGTCTCAGCCCAGAACCGAGCCGACAAACGGTACGGTTGAGCAATCTCCGATTCTTCTTCAAACGACCCGGCGAGGAGGTCTCCCACGACCTGCTCAGCTACGGTCAAAAGCGGTTGCTCGCTTTCTTCGCCCATGCCGATGCCTCGCGAGATCTGATCATCGCGGACGAACTCGTGAACGGCCTCCATCACGAGTGGATCTCCGCGTGCCTGGATGAGATAGGTGAGCGGCAGGCGTTCTTGACGAGCCAGAACCCACTGCTGCTCGATTTCTTGCGGTTCGACAGCGTCGACGAGGTTCGTCGTACGTTCATTCTCTGCGAGCGCGCCAGCGGTGAAGCTGGCGCCCAGCTCATCTGGCGCAACCCCACCCATGAGGAAGCAGAGTCCTTCTTCCTGGCATACCAGACAGGGATTCAGCGCGTCTCGGACATCCTGCTCACCAAGGGCCTCTGGTGA
- a CDS encoding tRNA1(Val) (adenine(37)-N6)-methyltransferase: MSETIDSIGTANVRVLQRRSGYRFTLDAVLLAAFAATEGREVGGPLLELGAGSGVVSFLLACQFGLEPVDALELQPEVHARLMRAVALNACEGRVRPILGDLREARSLFPPGAYAHVVSNPPFRPVHAGVRSPDEERALSKQELACDAPSVVAAARHALSPGGRVSLVYPAARVAEVLGLLVAAKLYPVALRFVHARVDAPATRFLVHAVRDRQRGLAVRPPLIAHGEGPGGYSPEVASLMEPPRAERPPSPTLEPEGGD; encoded by the coding sequence TTGAGTGAGACGATCGACTCCATCGGCACCGCGAACGTGCGCGTGTTGCAGCGTCGGAGCGGCTACCGGTTCACGCTGGACGCGGTGCTGCTCGCGGCCTTCGCGGCCACCGAGGGCCGCGAGGTGGGAGGCCCCCTGCTGGAGCTCGGTGCGGGCAGTGGCGTGGTGTCCTTCCTGCTCGCGTGCCAGTTCGGTCTGGAGCCGGTGGACGCGCTGGAGTTGCAGCCCGAGGTCCACGCACGACTGATGCGCGCCGTGGCGCTCAACGCGTGTGAGGGACGGGTGCGGCCGATACTCGGGGACCTGCGCGAGGCGCGCTCGCTGTTTCCGCCCGGAGCCTACGCGCACGTGGTGTCCAACCCGCCCTTCCGCCCGGTGCACGCGGGCGTGCGCAGCCCGGACGAGGAGCGCGCCCTGTCCAAGCAGGAGCTGGCGTGTGATGCGCCATCCGTGGTGGCCGCCGCCCGGCACGCGCTGTCCCCGGGGGGACGGGTGAGCCTCGTCTACCCGGCGGCGCGGGTGGCGGAGGTGCTCGGGCTGCTCGTGGCGGCGAAGCTGTACCCGGTGGCCCTGCGCTTCGTGCACGCGCGGGTGGATGCTCCGGCCACGCGCTTCCTGGTGCACGCGGTGCGGGACAGGCAGCGGGGGCTCGCGGTACGCCCGCCGCTCATCGCCCACGGGGAGGGCCCGGGAGGCTACTCGCCCGAGGTGGCCTCGCTCATGGAGCCACCCCGGGCCGAGCGCCCGCCCTCCCCCACCCTCGAGCCCGAGGGCGGGGACTGA